A stretch of DNA from Pyramidobacter porci:
GCCTGAAATCCGAAAAAATATCTTAATTGAAAAACAACTGAGGAGGATACTCATAATGTCGATGTATAAGATTACCGTGAATGGCAAGTCCTATGACGTAAACGTCGAGCCTCTTGCTGGCGCCGCTCCTGTCGCGGCGCCTCAGGCGGTTCCCGCTGCGGCGGCGCCCGCTGCTGCTCCTGTTGCAGTTACCGCGCCCAAGGCGGCGCCCGCTCCGGTGGCGGCGCCGGCCGCTGCCGCTCCGGCGGGCAGCACGGAAGTGACGGCGCCTATGCCCGGCAAAGTCCTGCGCGTCCTTGCCAAGGTGGGCGACACCGTGACGGCCAATGACAATCTTCTGATCCTCGAGGCCATGAAGATGGAAAACGAAATTCCCGCCGGCCGCGACGGCAAGGTGCTGGAGGTCCGCGTGAACGAAGGCTCGGCCGTGAACAGCGGCGACGTTCTCGTGGTTATTGGCTGAAAACTGCCGGTCCCGAAGGCGAGGCGTCC
This window harbors:
- a CDS encoding biotin/lipoyl-containing protein, coding for MSMYKITVNGKSYDVNVEPLAGAAPVAAPQAVPAAAAPAAAPVAVTAPKAAPAPVAAPAAAAPAGSTEVTAPMPGKVLRVLAKVGDTVTANDNLLILEAMKMENEIPAGRDGKVLEVRVNEGSAVNSGDVLVVIG